From the genome of Mastacembelus armatus chromosome 5, fMasArm1.2, whole genome shotgun sequence:
CTACCCcttttgaaaatgtcagtgctAGAATGCAGGGCAGTAGATCAAAGCCTATAAAGGAGTGTGGTAAAGAGCAAAGTAGAGCAATAATCTCACACTCTAGCAGAAGATTAtgatttttcaaatgtgtggAATTGATGAATGTAACTGTTTGGAGCATAATTTCATATTACCTGCTTTATTTGCCTCTACAAGTCTCTTCACATCTGGGTTCATCACCTCAGCCATTGGTCCCAAACATggtccctccctccctttttgTAGCAGGTAGGTGTCTCAGTGACCCCCATATTAATGAGGACTGATGAAGCAAATATAGCTCATATTGAGCTGATCATATGAGCTGTTAAGcacaactgtattttttaccCTTAATTTTGTGGGTAACAGTTTTTTTCCAAGTTTTTGATTCATACTGAATATGATGCATCACTTCTCGTGGGAAACtggctttaaaataaaaagtgatataACAGTTTTTTGGATGCCTCGATTGATTATGTGAGCAGTGTTGGCTTGCTGTAGGATATCCTGACCAGTTCAGCTTAAACAAGCATGTACAGCTGATTAATTACACACTATGGAGCCATGACACTTGAGCCCCATATGGTGAACAGCCAGAAAAAAAGCCTCTGCTGACCTCTGTCCACTGCACTGTGACAGACCAGGCCACCTGGAGATACTGCAGTGAAGTTCAGGAAAGCCGCAGAAGAAGATGGAAGTTGAAGACCAGGGCCAAGAGCAGAGATTCAGAAGCGGGAGACTTTAaagtttttcacacacatttttcatctgATGAGATTTAATATATGTTTATtggaacatttttttaaaaaaatgaaatgtggacattttctgtttcaccCATCTTTTCATTAATGGCTATGCTGTAAGGATACTCATTTATAGGATAGTCTACTTGTTTTGTACATTCAGTTTAGGTGATCAACATTAGTGATTGTGAGAGTAATGAAAAATATGGATCATTGACTTGCTTTTCAGTAGCCTCGATTTTGCAGCTGTCTTGCTTAGTGTAACAATTAGAAAATGGTAGTTTTTGATTGCTTTGAGTTTTAATACTCCTGCTCTATTCATagtgttttatacattttagtCAGTGCATAGTCGTGTGTTGAAATCAGGTTAATATTTAAACTCTGGCAGCATTAAGATATATCTTGGTCATAAGTAAAGCAATATCTGCAGAAGAGTTTGAAGAAAGGTTTGACCTGTAGTAAGTACACTGACGGTGGTTTTGGTGTAAACTTGGTTTTTAATACTCATTTTATATGAATGTTGATGGCTTTGGTTATATGTGTTGTTCATCtttcctgcatttttttttttttttttccaaatcacAGCCATTATCAAGCCATCTGGGGTCTAGTTGCTTTAAGGTTAGAGGTCATAACTATCAGCTGGTGATACTGTTTAAGGTGGATTTGTGGTATGAACACATTTATGGATTTAAAGTTTTAGTAGGAGTAGATCATTTTAACAATTTCATATTACACTGAGTTTGAGTGTGTGAGTTTTACTCAGGTTCTGTGTAAGCGGTGTTATGGACAGTGTTGTCTTAATAGACAGTGGCACAGGTGAGATTAACAGTTTAGCCCAAGATGTTGCTTATCTTATGTTGCAAGTGTGTGAACCTGGTATATATAGTCCTTTATATTTAGTAATTGTCGATTGTATGTTTTTGTCCCTGAATAGATATTTGACTACTGAGGGTCGAGGTGTCGTCACTTACTTTCCTTAAGGGTCAAGGTCACCAGTTGATGTCTGGAAGGAATTCCTTTAAAATACACCTGCATTACCGAAACAATGTATTGACTAATCACTGGTACAAATAAAGAGGGACGATTTATCTGCCCATTTgttagatttgtgttttttgaagtgtgtgcacacaattatctaaatgttatttcaggGTTAGTTATTAGAGAGCTTCATTATTTAATCCTTGTTTTACTTTGTGTGATTTGAATTCTTTCAACAGTGGACTGGGTTACTGTCATGACAAAATAACATGGCTCTTTTTCAGTTATAGATTTGTGTTCTCTGAATTATACATGCAAATGGATGATGTGTACAGTATTAGTAAACTTCTGTTCCACTACATATCACACTTACTTTAAATAAGggcatattttaaaacatttcaaactttttaaaactgaacatttctttttcttgacTTTCAGCTCCCCccaaagaagagaagaagagtgagaaggaacagaaagagaaggaacCGGCTCCAGCTCCCGAGAAACCTTCCCCAGTGTCAGCAACACCAATCAAAGGAAACAAGAAGTCCTCGACCACTAAAGCAGCCAAGTCTTCCCCAAAAGGCAAGAAGTCTTCTCTTCATACCAATAGCTCAAAGGTGTCCAAGAAACCTGTGGTACCTCCAACTAAAACTGCAACAAAGTCCAAGAAACCAGGTCCACCACCTGCCCTGTCTCCCTTCCCTCCTGGTCCAATCCATGTGACGGGAGCACTGAGAGTCACCAAGTCAAACTTCACCATTCCTAAGAAGCAGCCACAGCAAAAGGACTCCCCATCCCACAGCCAGTCCTCCTCGTCCCCCAGAGTCCCATCTACTCCAGTTTCTTCATCGCCCTCCAGCCACTCCTCATCCTCCAGATCCTCACATCCATCAGCTTCAGCGCCACCTATGCCGCCTCCACCCAATAACCAAATGAGACAGAACATCCGCCGCTCACTCACAGACATCCTCTATAAGCGGTGAGTGTCCCATACAGCCCAGTTCAGAATACCTTTATTATTTCTAACATAAAAAGCTTCTTTGCCTAAACAAACTATATTTTGTGTTCTTTACCACCAGGGTCAGTGATAGTGATGATCTGAAAATGAGTGAGAGTGAGGTGGGAAGGCTGGCAGTTGCAATTGAGAAGGAAATGTTCAACCTCTGCCTTAGCACTGACAGCAAGTACAAGAACAAATACAGGTCACTGATGTTCAACCTCAAGGATCCTAAAAACAAAGTGAGTCAACATATTGATGCTTGCCTATATGTTTACATTGAAATACaaattgactttttttgttGCTCAGAGTTTAGTGTATTTGAAAGTGTTGCCTGCAGTCTAAAAGagtttgcttgtgtgtttgtctcaggGACTGTTCTACAGGGTGATAGGTGGTGAGGTTAGTCCCTTTAGACTGGTGAGACTAAGCGCTGAGGAGTTGCTTTCTAAAGAGATATCTGAGTGGAGGAAGCCTGAATCTTCTGAGGTAAATGTTACTGACATATATCAATTTTGTGTCAATAACAGGTAGAGGTTTAAAGGGCTCTGTACTTGGCATCCACgatacaatagttttactattCTCTGCATAAAATTGCAACACATTGGCTGTCTACTGCAGGCCCAGTCTTCTGTTACAAGAACCCATTCAGGACCATCCAGATTAGGCAACAGACATGACTCTGGCTCTCAAAGCATGGATATGGAGGATGCTCCGCCAACATCTGATGCAGATGTATGTATCTCTGCCACCACTTCTTCTACTCGCATGGCTTCTGCTGCAGTAAGTTGTAGCATGCTCTTCTACACAATCTTTCATGCTTTTTTCACCTTTGCATGAGGTGCTTTGTGTACAAATTGTAAATGAATTAGCCAAGATATTACAAGATATCAGTTATCTTGCCAACTTCCCTGTTCAATacaatttcttctttttgattCTTTGTCTTACTTAATCACTGCTTGGCACTACACCTACTTGGATCAAAATAATCAGGTGTTCTAGGTGTTATGTGAGAGATTATCATCTGTTCTACTTTATTTAAGACTTGACTTGAGACCCATTTTTATGTCCTCAGGAACAAGATGAGTCTGGCTCCACTCCTTCAGTtcagtcctctgctgctgaGGGGAACAGTGGCAGCAACATGCCAGACATATTCAGTAGCATGCTCAAAGACACCACTTCAGAACACAGGACTCACCTATTTGACCTTAACTGTAAAATATGCACAGGTAATTGAGAGGCTGACATGAAGTTACAGGGTAAATAATCCATTTAGTgaattaatcacatttttttttaattttgcccTCTAGGTCAGAAAACAGAAGATGAGCCAGCAGCTAAGAAAGCCAAATTGACCAAGAAGCCTGACAGTAAGCCACCCAGACAAGAGCTACATGCATCAAGATCAGGGGATACTTCTCCCATTGGCCAGCCACAGGTACCCATGGCCTACCCGCACCAAGACCCCTTAGTTTATCAAAACCCCACCACTCCATTGTATCAGTCCAACATGGAGCTAGCTGTTTCTGAATCACAGCCGCAGCTTTACCAAGAGGACGTCAGCATGCTGGCACCTCCAGCCCAGGCCCCCGCACCGGTTGCCCCCACTGTTTCCTCTGTGAGCATCACTCGAAGAGACCCACGCATGGCCAGGCACAGTTCCGGTGTGAATGTCACCTATACTGGTCCAGAAAAGCCCACCAACAGCGCAGCGGAACCACTCTCAACTCCTGCTAGTGCTCCAGTGGAGGTTGGAGCTAAGGTGCCACTCCCAATGCCCCCAGCTCCACCAGCTACTGTGGCTGTCTCCAAGTCAGCTAAAGCAAGGTGCTTAATATTTGTGTAttggaaatatgttttatatgctATATTCCACTTAAAACATGATGTTGCAGGCGTTGCTAGAGTAGAGTATGATGAGGCAATATCATTGATATATTTAAGAAAAACCTTGTATATGATACAACTGTGTAGAGGCTTGAGACATTTCTCTAATAGGAAgatggttttggttttacagtacATCAGAGCCAGTTCTTGAGGGTGAGACTGCAATCTTCCTTCATGGTCAAGAGAAGATTTGGAAAGGATTTATCAATATGCAAACAGTGGCTAAGTTTGTGACCAAGGCCTACCTGGTCTCAGGATCCTTTGAGCACCTGAAAGAGGTTAGTAATTATGAATTATAGAAGAAATATTTCTAATTcataaatgaatgcaaacaTTTTGGGTGTGCATAATAGCAAAAATATTCAAAGTTGTGTCAATGTTGTGCAGGATTTGCCCGACACCATTCATATTGGAGGACGGATATCTCCAAGCACAGTGTGGGATTATGTCGGGAAGCTCAAAACTTCGCTCTCCAAGGTTTGTTTGCACGACGGCTAGCAGTGCTTATCATTTTAATTGTAAAGACCATGAAATACTTACATAGCGGCTTTTGCTCTCTTTTAAATCTGTGGTCACAGGAGCTGTGTCTGATTCGTTTCCACCCAgccacagaggaagaggaggtggcaTATGTGTCTCTCTTCTCTTATTTTAGCAGTAGGAAACGATTCGGTGTGGTGGCTAACAACAACCGCCGCATCAAAGACCTCTATCTCATCCCACTGGGCTCGAAGGACCCATTACCCTCCAAACTTTTACCGTTTGATGGGCCAGGTAAGCATTTTAAAGGCATACACAAATATACCATTGTGTTTACctgtatgtatttgtatttaatgttttcctgttctgttgtgtttctttgtcttcatACATGTGGTGAGTATACTGAGTTGTTGGACTCAGGTTGAAATGAGAGCTGTTTCATTCATAGGTTTGTACTGTAGGGGGCACTCACATTCCTTGTTGAGCCTCCCCTGGAAAACACATATGTGCATGTAATAGTTACTGTGTTCTCTCCTGTGTATCTGACTCTGTATCAAACATTTCTAATAAAGGAAGTTTGCATCGCAGGTTGGTGCCATTTGAGTCCAGTCTCAGCCTGTTGTTTCTTAAGACTTGGCTCGATATAAACAGAACTCAAAATATGTGTAATCAATAAACTTCTATGAGATAACTTGTCAGTTACTTTACATTATGCTATTCATATGATAACATGCTGCACTGCTGGAATTAATCCATAGTATCAATAATATTCTTCAACATCTTCCTGACTGGAGAAACCATACTTTACCTAAACAACCCGTGATTGCACATCATTGACAACAGTACAACCTGGCAATTACAGCTGTGGTAAGAGAAAATGCTGTCCATGTCAGTGTCTCGAACATGAGTACACCAACTACTGACTAGTGTGCCTCAGAAAAGAATATTATACGATGTTTCTCTTTAATTGCTTCAGTGGTTtcagaaaaattaaattatactTCTTCTGTTTGTCAGATGTTTCTGTGAACAGGCACCAGCCCAAATCAAATTTGAATAGGAACTCATTATGGATCTGACTCTGGATCAGCCATaacaatattatattttacCATCTGGTGCAGTCTTACTTGGAGTCTTGTTTTGCCAACTTATTGGTGCAGTCAGTAGATGATTTGGAGTGATTTTACTTTTAGTTAGTGTTGTGGTTTTATCTGTTAGAAACACTTTAATCACAAGCACCACAGGTACAAAAGATAGCACATCTGCAGCTGGTGCTTTTCTATTTTATATAAATGGCAGCATATTTTATATCTGTATAGATTCTCAAAAATATAGACAAGGAAACTTATTGTATTACTCTCTTATTGTATggtataaaagatttatttgttacctgttcttaCTGTATGTATTGTGGAACATGTTTGAAAGTTCTCATTTCATCTGGTGTCAGCTATACTCACGCCTCAGTTGCTACTTGTTTTAGCAGTTGTATGAACAAAGAATGGGTCTATTCTGTGAAAttgcatgtctttgttttttgttgttctctAAAATTCTTGTTGTCAATCTTGTAGGGCTCGAACCAGCTCGTCCCAACCTCCTCTTGGGGCTGCTGATCTgccagaaagacagaaaacgGGCTGGTGCTCCATTAGAACCTGAGGAGAAAAGATCCAAGATTGTTGCTGATGACACTGGCCTTCCAAAGCCATCTCCTTCAGTCAGAGCAGAAAGAAGCTCACGGCAGAGTCTGGAAATCCCTTTTAGCACAACTCCTCCAGGATCACCCCCGTCCAGCTCATCTGAGACTTCAAGTAGCACTGTGACAGCCTCCTCAGTCCTTACATTTTTGTCCACTGTCCGAGCTCCAGCCACAACCACTACCACTGGCAAGGACTCCCCATCTTCAACTAGCTCTGTtgcttcctctgcagcagctgccactCCTCTTCAGACCATCCTTAAAACACTTTTTGGTAAGAAAAAGCATGACTCTGAAGCTTCTAACTCCCCACCTGATCAGGGTGGGGAACTCTCCATCCCGTCCACTACGATGCTAGACCCCATTGTGCAGCAGTTTGCACAGATTTCGAAAGAGAAACcggtggaggaggatgaagatgacCGACCATATGACCCAGAAGAAGAGTATGACCCCAGCAGGGGCTACAGTGCGCCTAAGAAGCCTGTTGAGGTAGTAAGCAAACCTGAGGTTGCCGAGCAACCTGAGGTGAGTGAAGCTGATGATGTGGCATATGACCCAGAGGATGACTCCATCTTTGAAGAGGTCAAAACTTCTGTACCAGGTCAAGCCAAGACTACAACAGAATGTGTTACTGATCCAGAAAAGATACAAGAGGGCCTTAAGCAGGGAGAACAGCATATTTCAACAACAGGGACACCTGGTGCCACACTGACAATTGCAGACACACTCTTAAATCAGCCTACCAAATCCCTTTTGGCCAGTAGTCAGCTACTGCAGCTTGGCAAAAAGGTTGAAGAACTAGTGAAGTCTTCATCAGTTGCTCCCTTAATCAACCAGAAGAGAGATCCCAGACAGAGCAGAGATCCTCGCCAGGCTGTGGCCAGCAAGAACCTGACTGATGACTCCAAGGAGAAAGAGGAGCCTTCTGATCTGTTTGCAGATTCTACCCCTCCTGCACAGTCTGTGGTTCAGGAAACACAGCTGCCTAATGTAGCGGAACTCCCAGACATCTCACAAGCCCCAGAGGCATCACTGCCTCAAGAAGAGGCAAAAAGCGATGAGCTACCTTTCATGGAGTATGACAAGGCTGAGGTGTCAATTCCTTTATTAGGAGAGGAGGTAGAACCTGATATGGAGGTCAGCTACATGGATCAGAAAGAAGTGAAAACTGAGGAAGCTGAGCCTATCAAGATGGAAACCGAGATGGACAAATATAGTATCTGGCCAAATGCTGCCAGTATTTTAAAAGCTGGTGAAGATTCAGAGTATGAAGAGAATAGCAGAGATGCACCAACTACAAGCTATTATGAATCTGAAAACACCTCCACAATAACTTCCACAATCCCAGTACTCACTCAGAGCACAACAATGGTTGACACTCCCCATCACATGCAACATCACATGTCGGCACCAGGTTTTGAGAGCAACTACAGACCTCCAGCTGACATTCCCCCACCGTCTAACTTCCCCCCGCCCCATCCAATGCAGGAACAAAATCTGATTATGAGGCCTCCGCCAATGTCTATGCCACCACCTGTGCAAGGTCTTCCTCCATTGTCAGGGCCACCCCCTACACAGGGACCCCCTCCACCTATTCATGTTCCTCCCCCTGTACGTGGTCCTCCCCCCATGCAAGGTGACAGCAGTCAGCAATATGGCCCACCTCCAGCTGCTTACCCTCCCTATCAGAACCAATGGCCAGGCTCGCaacagcagccgcagcagcagcatcatcttCCTGGACCACCTCCTCAGAATATTATACCGCCCAGAGGACCACCACCTCCACCGCTACCGTTTTCTCCGATGGCCCAGAGAGGCCCTCCTCCTCAAATGTTTGATCCCTCAATTCCCCCACAGCATATAGGACAACAGGTCCCCCCTCCAGGCCTTCCACCCCCTCCTGCTTTTAATGGTCCGAACAGCTTACCTCCACCACGATTCACTGGTCCTCCACCACCTTTTAATTTCCCTGCAAACAGAGGTCCTCCTCCATCTTTCACAGGGCCACCTCCTGGTCACTTTGATAACAGGCTTCCTCCTCCATCCCACTTCCCAGGACCTAGGGGTCCCCCACCATCTCAGTACGGTGACCATGTGGCCCAACCACTAATAGTAGATCAACCTCGAGGCCATGTGGAGCAGTATAACAAAGACACTCCTAATTCTTTCAAGCTAAATATGGATCAGAATCCAAACtctgttcatatttttaaagacaaTCAAGGTCCCTCACCAGGTCCAGTATACAGGGGACCTCCACCTAACCAGTACGAGGACAGGAGAGGCCCACCTTCCAGTGTCGAGGCAAGTGGGCAGCACTTCAGTCCACATAATCAGTATGGGAGCTCCAGACCACAGTCCTCACCACCACATCGAGGATCTTTTGATGAGCCCCGAGGTCTTCCATCTCAGGACAGCAGACCCCACCCATCTCAGCCTTTTGCGGGATCAGAGCGGTACCGTTTTGATAGGCACTCAGATGAGGCTAGACCTGTTCGCCACAGTGGGCCCCTGCTGCCAACTCCTCCAGAGGCTCCGATGGGTCCTCCAAGTCGCATGGGAGGCCTCAGCCCAGACCTGCTCAGGGATGACCTCTGGCGGCGCCGCTCTCCTGAAATTAGGAGGAGAAGTAGCACCACCCGAGAGGACTCAGAAGCTCGCAGCGGAGATCGCTTCAGTCGCTTTGAAGGATTGCACAGAGATTCTGCTCCTGGTTCCCTGCAACCTtctgaggagaaacagagggagtTGTCCGAGGATcgcaggagagaaagagaacgGGAAGTTCCCAACCCCACCAGGCCATCATGGGAAAGAGGGCAGGGGAAGCACTGGAGCCGAGAGCGAGAGTgggacagaggcagagaaagggaaCGGGATAGAGAACGTAGCAGGGAAAGAGAGCGCAGCaaagggagggagggtgagaggCACAGGGACACCGAAAGCGACCGACATAAGGATCAAGAGACAGACAAGAGGAGAGACcgggagagagacagggaaaaaGACAGAGGCAGGGAAAGAGATTCGGATAGGAGGGACTATGACCGTGACAGAGCAAGGAACCGTGACCGACCCGACCGCGAACGAGACAGGAGACGGGACAGATCCAGAAGCAGAGAACGTGACCGTGGGAAAGACCGGGGCAGGgacaaggagagggagagggaaagggagaaggagaaggagaaggagagggacagagacagggagagggagagagacagagacagggacagagacagagataggGAGAGGGACAGGGAGAAGGATAGAGAGAAGGACAGGGACAGGGATAGAGAGAAggacagggacagagagaaggacagGGATAGAGAGAAGGACAGGGataaagagaaggaaagggacagggacagagagaaggaaagggacagggacagggagaaGGACAGGGAGAAGGACAGGGACAGGGAAAGAGACCGGGACAAAGACAGAGATCGTCGGGACAGAAGTAAAAGCcgagaaaagagagaagagaaaaaggacAGTAAACATGACACACCCAAGGAGAGTGATAGAActgcagaaaaagacagaagcaCGTCCTAGTCTCCGTTTCATGGACACTGTATTATGCCTCTGAGAGACTCTTAAATCTTCTGGCAGTTGGAATCCTAACTATAAATGTGGATGAGcagtattttgttaatttttgaGCTGTGTTCCTACTAGAGAAAACATTTGGCAATATTTGTATTCCTTGTCACTTAAAGGTTTCAGAGCTTATCAcctttggaaaaacaaaaaacctgaaGGCCATCTAAGTTGCTTGTGTACAATGTGTATTAAGTAGGCCACTGTGTTCTATTACATGTACCCTTCTCCTGTCAtagcattgttttaaaaaaacaataatgtaacAAAGTAACACACCATTTGTAAATATGAATGTATCTGTGTATATACTGATGTTTTTAATCATACTTTTCTaagtagagaaaataaaagccataTATCTCAGATAGATAATGTGAAAGGTAACACTGTTGACACACAATTGTGTGCTTGTATGTCCAGCAGCTTTGATTTAAAAGCCTCCAACTATCTACAGTATACCCCCCATCATTGTTTTGTTAATGAAATGTCCTGAGTTTGTTTTCAGCTCAACTAATTAAAACTGTTTGAtgacatttgtgtttatctTGCTCTTatatacacttttttttctgtaggtTACAATGAACTAAGAAATGGTTTCACAGTAGTTTGAGGTCTCTTTCCTTTTATATTGGTTCGGTCAAATGAGAGTGAGGATCTATTCTCCAAATTATTGAGATTCATCGATCCTACTTGAAGTTTACAATGGTTTCAGAAAGTATTTATAGACCCACTCATTGTGCATTTTGCATTACGCCTTTGTTTTCAGTTGAATAAAAACTGTCCCTTATGCCCACAAACTTGCACTCAATAACagaatgacaaagtgaaaacatttttattcatcaaaaactgaaaacaaacttaGACATACACAAAAGTATTCAGATTCTTAAGTCATTTGCAGATGGCCAGAAGTTTTAGCTTTCACTTGTCTTTGGTGAGTTTATACAAGCATATAATGTATCATAGTGTGGGTGGGGTCTCAGTACAAGTCAGTGCATCCTTTTTGTGTAAAACATATTCATCCAgttaaattatttgtttatttgacttATTTGTTCAAAaggcaaaaatagaaaaatttCTAGAAGTAAAACATTTGCATACGTAACTTGTTTGATTCTGTGTGTAAAGCACAATGAACAACTGCATTACTGAGGAAATTAGCTTTTTAGGGGTCAGGTCAGTTGACATGTGAAACAGATTCTGCTTTGTGAGGTCAATAATTCTCAACTTTAGTTTCATCTTTACTCTCCCCACTGGAGTTCTGGAGCTCATCTACAACTTAAAATCCTGTCTGTCTTGCCTGCTCTGACCACACCTTCTGTACTGACAGTGGGCACCACACAAACTCATCATTTGGGTTGTAGTTTAAATATGCAAACTTAAGGAGTTTCCTGCGTTGCCTCTTATTGAGTACAGCAAACAGAAAGTAGTTGAGGACACTGTGCTTGACATTTGGAAGATGTCCGTAGACGAGGGTCTCGTTGAGGAAGAACTGCACCAGGGGGCATTGGTAGTGACGGTATCCCAGGGTTCCCAGGCACTTCAGGATCCGGGTGATGCGTAGGCTGTTATGAGTGTGACtgtcaatgaaaaacaaaaaaagttttttaaaaaaaagatagacTACATAGAGGGTTTTGTTACCGTTAGTGTTCTATGTATCAGACAATTCACCTGTTCAGGTTGTTGAATCTGTCTTCCCAGTTTGATGCTTTCTCGACTTTTCCAGTTTTCTCATCACACAACTTGATACCATAAAAGTCCAACATGAGCTTGTAAGACTTCAGCAGATTTTCCATTGCTATGCTGCTTGCAAGAAATTCCTAACAGAAAAGCAGAATTTCTGTCAGtattaataacatttaaaatcttTACTTGGGACATTTTTAACAAGTTTACCTGAATTTCTTCTTTCGTCAGTGTACTGGCCCAGGAGTTCATCCCTGGTTCTCGTAGTGGGAACAACCTTTGAGGAATGATTTTATTAGAAATTTCACAAATAAGAGCTGAACATGTCACGTCACATCACATCACGAGCAGCTTACCACTGAATGAAGGTGTGTACAAACTCCAGTTTGTCATAATCTCCTTTCCATTTATTGTGGAAATCATTTATGTAGACatctgaaatgaacagaaatgtcAAAGCTGATTTCCACTGAAAACCACATCATCACAAACATTTTATAATGTCCAACCAACAGGCCCATGGCTGGTAGTTGAAGTCCTACCATCAGGTACGCAGGGTCTCTTTCCAAGGTAGAAATCCAAATTAGGCTTGTCATTAGACTGAACAGAGGGGTGAGAAATGAATAttacaaccacacacagactAGTTTAATACTTTTCATGTTTGCTCATTTCACAGC
Proteins encoded in this window:
- the LOC113130211 gene encoding death-inducer obliterator 1-like isoform X4 — translated: MEENVSPELSLAPKPEQSQDPMDSCSQGVAEGDSKQKEQLQTDSENVAKETLEDQDKSAKTSSEVKKTWGFRRSTVLKREMPVEAATNSPENRCPVRRSGRQSKRTDKLEEFLLTAKRGSRKSAPPTLESGDPPSQTPTDVETASEASFDGNADTKPVEDKVESPERRTRSGTRKQTQRKTRGGRQTRGGGATVKDDGSSENEEDSRDAAKKDELYDNHEKKKDEKSYPNPEDGGNSSKSQPQPELDCEKTVTEEKDEHEDTNDKVDKESDEDSADKPATMLVKRGPVRTYINKKKAANKNTAAAKSPTPANKSVTPVKRETKPKVAQTAGKTRKTQKQEDDDDDDDDDDDDDENVSSTSSSSSSSESDDGGYDPNALYCICRQKHNKRFMICCDRCEEWFHGDCVGITEARGRLMERNGEDYICPNCTAKKNQVVRPATSVLSTSTEFGKAKIDAVLLTSAVTSTATVEKSNTSGGDSSALVAAPPSSAYSGTEEKAAEDLGIKGRIEKATNPTGKKKIKIFQPQATQQPAEPKADQKAAPTAEQKALADTDQKVASNVEVQTTAVVEIPAENMGQNAEESSLPKCIGPGCDNNAQPDSVYCGNDCILRHAAAAMKSITDVKEPKQKDKAKAQKTKSTPKRSAAGGKKIQKSREESDSEEDCSPDPDEDDEDEHAEEQPPPPATASWSSDHNYIAVTPEKTTSISPTVLNKKSPPKEEKKSEKEQKEKEPAPAPEKPSPVSATPIKGNKKSSTTKAAKSSPKGKKSSLHTNSSKVSKKPVVPPTKTATKSKKPGPPPALSPFPPGPIHVTGALRVTKSNFTIPKKQPQQKDSPSHSQSSSSPRVPSTPVSSSPSSHSSSSRSSHPSASAPPMPPPPNNQMRQNIRRSLTDILYKRVSDSDDLKMSESEVGRLAVAIEKEMFNLCLSTDSKYKNKYRSLMFNLKDPKNKGLFYRVIGGEVSPFRLVRLSAEELLSKEISEWRKPESSEAQSSVTRTHSGPSRLGNRHDSGSQSMDMEDAPPTSDADVCISATTSSTRMASAAEQDESGSTPSVQSSAAEGNSGSNMPDIFSSMLKDTTSEHRTHLFDLNCKICTGQKTEDEPAAKKAKLTKKPDSKPPRQELHASRSGDTSPIGQPQVPMAYPHQDPLVYQNPTTPLYQSNMELAVSESQPQLYQEDVSMLAPPAQAPAPVAPTVSSVSITRRDPRMARHSSGVNVTYTGPEKPTNSAAEPLSTPASAPVEVGAKVPLPMPPAPPATVAVSKSAKASTSEPVLEGETAIFLHGQEKIWKGFINMQTVAKFVTKAYLVSGSFEHLKEDLPDTIHIGGRISPSTVWDYVGKLKTSLSKELCLIRFHPATEEEEVAYVSLFSYFSSRKRFGVVANNNRRIKDLYLIPLGSKDPLPSKLLPFDGPGLEPARPNLLLGLLICQKDRKRAGAPLEPEEKRSKIVADDTGLPKPSPSVRAERSSRQSLEIPFSTTPPGSPPSSSSETSSSTVTASSVLTFLSTVRAPATTTTTGKDSPSSTSSVASSAAAATPLQTILKTLFGKKKHDSEASNSPPDQGGELSIPSTTMLDPIVQQFAQISKEKPVEEDEDDRPYDPEEEYDPSRGYSAPKKPVEVVSKPEVAEQPEVSEADDVAYDPEDDSIFEEVKTSVPGQAKTTTECVTDPEKIQEGLKQGEQHISTTGTPGATLTIADTLLNQPTKSLLASSQLLQLGKKVEELVKSSSVAPLINQKRDPRQSRDPRQAVASKNLTDDSKEKEEPSDLFADSTPPAQSVVQETQLPNVAELPDISQAPEASLPQEEAKSDELPFMEYDKAEVSIPLLGEEVEPDMEVSYMDQKEVKTEEAEPIKMETEMDKYSIWPNAASILKAGEDSEYEENSRDAPTTSYYESENTSTITSTIPVLTQSTTMVDTPHHMQHHMSAPGFESNYRPPADIPPPSNFPPPHPMQEQNLIMRPPPMSMPPPVQGLPPLSGPPPTQGPPPPIHVPPPVRGPPPMQGDSSQQYGPPPAAYPPYQNQWPGSQQQPQQQHHLPGPPPQNIIPPRGPPPPPLPFSPMAQRGPPPQMFDPSIPPQHIGQQVPPPGLPPPPAFNGPNSLPPPRFTGPPPPFNFPANRGPPPSFTGPPPGHFDNRLPPPSHFPGPRGPPPSQYGDHVAQPLIVDQPRGHVEQYNKDTPNSFKLNMDQNPNSVHIFKDNQGPSPGPVYRGPPPNQYEDRRGPPSSVEASGQHFSPHNQYGSSRPQSSPPHRGSFDEPRGLPSQDSRPHPSQPFAGSERYRFDRHSDEARPVRHSGPLLPTPPEAPMGPPSRMGGLSPDLLRDDLWRRRSPEIRRRSSTTREDSEARSGDRFSRFEGLHRDSAPGSLQPSEEKQRELSEDRRREREREVPNPTRPSWERGQGKHWSREREWDRGRERERDRERSRERERSKGREGERHRDTESDRHKDQETDKRRDRERDREKDRGRERDSDRRDYDRDRARNRDRPDRERDRRRDRSRSRERDRGKDRGRDKEREREREKEKEKERDRDRERERDRDRDRDRDRERDREKDREKDRDRDREKDRDREKDRDREKDRDKEKERDRDREKERDRDREKDREKDRDRERDRDKDRDRRDRSKSREKREEKKDSKHDTPKESDRTAEKDRSTS